A stretch of the Lactuca sativa cultivar Salinas chromosome 9, Lsat_Salinas_v11, whole genome shotgun sequence genome encodes the following:
- the LOC111886453 gene encoding uncharacterized protein LOC111886453, translating into MRWAYFVACTNRNTQKNTGDRLTIVVTCNIRIPKIPLHISTKTLKYQYSFSLWISMDEHVVQNDCDLQLSSSTLEGNFNYAPHLGESSLYQHITKAEDCDSYSAPQWIGYQQMPPYYVEYLVGNGISDMQGEIPHDTNGIGCSFTSEESFLSMEAHQVRQSRCQHEEILANNFRNTQHQICYQKQGLDTAAQHKPNMSGITTSRRTYMRQKATDADRRRRTRIAASLDALEDLLPQPKEGNKTNIVDDCIEYIKYLQLHMKELSQNRLVGEPTSNHLTYLEGYGAYLVDEKTATASGPLEEMLGNLMETSPSAAIKLLESRGLYMMPINARSS; encoded by the exons ATGCGCTGGGCATACTTTGTTGCATGTACGAACAGAAACACACAGAAGAACACCGGCGACCGATTGACGATTGTTGTAACTTGTAACATTCGAATCCCCAAAATCCCACTCCACATTtctactaaaaccctaaaatatcaGTACTCC TTTTCTCTCTGGATAAGTATGGATGAACATGTTGTTCAAAATGATTGCGATTTGCAGTTATCCTCATCTACTTTAGAAGGAAATTTCAATTATGCACCTCATTTAGGTGAAAGTAGTTTGTATCAGCACATAACTAAAGCAGAAGACTGTGATAGCTACTCTGCTCCTCAATGGATTGGATACCAGCAGATGCCTCCATACTATGTTGAGTATCTTGTAGGAAATGGGATCTCTGATATGCAAGGAGAAATACCACATGACACTAATGGAATCGGATGCAGTTTTACATCTGAAGAGTCTTTTCTCAGCATGGAAGCCCATCAG GTAAGACAATCAAGGTGTCAACATGAAGAAATACTGGCGAACAATTTCAGAAACACACAACATCAAATATGCTATCAG AAGCAAGGGCTAGATACTGCTGCTCAACACAAGCCAAACATGTCAGGCATCACCACATCACGCAGGACATATATGAGACAGAAGGCCACTGATGCAGATCGT cGTCGCAGAACAAGGATTGCAGCATCACTAGATGCATTGGAGGATTTGCTTCCACAGCCCAAAGAG GGAAACAAAACAAACATAGTTGATGACTGCATAGAGTATATAAAGTATTTGCAGCTTCATATGAAG GAATTGAGTCAGAACAGATTGGTAGGGGAACCAACTTCCAATCACTTAACTTACCTTGAG GGATATGGTGCTTACCTTGTTGATGAAAAGACTGCTACAGCTAGTGGACCACTGGAAGAGATGCTTGGAAATTTGATGGAAACAAGTCCCTCTGCAGCAATTAAGCTGCTAGAGAGTCGAGGTCTTTACATGATGCCTATTAATGCTCGCTCCTCCTAA